A DNA window from Hydrogenophaga taeniospiralis contains the following coding sequences:
- a CDS encoding CynX/NimT family MFS transporter — MLVAPTADTPPSRASGPLAAVVVGVGVCCALHVGKLPVAIPVLRDSLGLSLVQAGFLLSLVQLAGMTLGLIVGLSADRLGPRRLMLAGLLLLALGSALGAWAPNVSVLLATRVLEGLGFLLAVLPAPGLLRLHVHRHHTLSRALGWWGAYMPLGTALALLLGAPLLSVVGWRWVWLGLAVLTLMAAALLALRVPADGVVAASSGDAAQTRRPAAWWPRLRRTLGAPGPWLVALAFFLYSGQWLAVVGFLPTIYSQAGYSGNVVGLLTALAAGINMLGNIGAGRWMSHGTRPGTVLSLGYLAMALGAVVAFGAVGHPVWQYLAVLLFSGLGGLIPGTLFGLAVVLAPGKDTVSTTVGWMQQFSSLGQFVGPPVVAWLAVRAGGWQWTWVATGACSLLGVVLAHQLQRAWERRPSEVAL, encoded by the coding sequence ATGCTTGTGGCCCCCACCGCCGACACGCCGCCGTCGCGCGCGTCCGGGCCCTTGGCGGCTGTGGTGGTGGGCGTGGGAGTGTGTTGCGCACTGCACGTGGGCAAGCTGCCGGTGGCCATTCCCGTGTTGCGCGACTCGCTGGGGCTGAGTCTGGTGCAGGCGGGATTTCTGCTGTCACTGGTGCAGTTGGCGGGCATGACGCTTGGGTTGATCGTCGGGCTGAGCGCTGATCGCCTGGGGCCCCGGCGGTTGATGCTCGCCGGCTTGCTGCTGCTTGCTCTGGGCAGCGCCCTGGGAGCATGGGCGCCGAACGTGTCGGTGCTGCTGGCCACGCGGGTCCTAGAGGGGCTGGGTTTCTTGCTGGCGGTGTTGCCAGCGCCCGGCCTGCTGCGCCTACACGTGCACCGCCACCATACGCTGTCGCGCGCGCTCGGTTGGTGGGGCGCCTACATGCCGCTGGGTACGGCGCTGGCGCTGTTGCTGGGTGCGCCGCTGTTGTCGGTGGTGGGGTGGCGCTGGGTCTGGCTGGGACTGGCGGTGCTCACGCTGATGGCGGCAGCGTTGCTGGCACTGCGGGTGCCCGCCGACGGGGTTGTCGCCGCCAGCAGCGGCGATGCAGCACAAACCCGCAGGCCCGCGGCCTGGTGGCCCAGGTTGCGACGGACGTTGGGCGCGCCAGGCCCCTGGCTGGTGGCCCTGGCGTTTTTTCTCTACTCTGGGCAATGGCTGGCGGTGGTGGGGTTTCTGCCCACCATCTACAGCCAGGCCGGCTACAGCGGCAACGTCGTCGGACTTCTCACGGCACTGGCGGCGGGCATCAATATGCTGGGCAACATCGGCGCCGGCCGCTGGATGTCGCACGGCACCCGGCCCGGCACGGTGTTGTCGCTCGGCTACCTCGCCATGGCGCTGGGCGCTGTCGTGGCATTCGGCGCAGTGGGCCACCCGGTCTGGCAATACCTGGCTGTCTTGCTGTTTTCCGGGTTGGGTGGCCTGATTCCCGGCACCCTCTTTGGGCTGGCGGTGGTGCTGGCGCCCGGCAAAGACACGGTGTCCACCACCGTGGGCTGGATGCAGCAGTTCTCTTCACTGGGGCAGTTTGTGGGGCCTCCGGTGGTGGCCTGGCTGGCGGTGCGGGCCGGCGGGTGGCAATGGACCTGGGTGGCTACCGGGGCTTGTTCATTGCTGGGCGTCGTGCTGGCGCACCAGCTGCAGCGCGCCTGGGAGCGGCGTCCCTCAGAGGTGGCCCTGTAG
- a CDS encoding transposase, whose product MARLPRLTLPGYPHHVIQRGNNRQPIVLNDADRHMLLELIWENARKHQVALHAWVLMDNHFHLLLTPETPDGVPLMMQAIGRRYVRYFNAQHGRTGTLWEGRYKSTLVQTERYLLACMAYLDLNPVRAGMVAEPATYAWSSHRHYIGQAHDRRITPHPLYWSLGNTPFAREAAYADMVHSGLTTQQQEAITGAALHGWALGEPAFVQELQKQTDRRVSKAKPGRPTSKPSLGE is encoded by the coding sequence ATGGCCCGTCTTCCTCGCCTGACCCTGCCGGGTTACCCGCACCACGTCATCCAGCGAGGCAACAACCGCCAGCCCATCGTGTTGAACGATGCGGACCGGCACATGTTGCTGGAACTGATCTGGGAAAACGCCCGCAAGCACCAAGTGGCGCTGCACGCCTGGGTGCTGATGGACAACCACTTCCACCTGCTGCTCACGCCCGAGACGCCGGATGGTGTGCCACTGATGATGCAGGCGATCGGACGGCGCTACGTGCGCTATTTCAATGCCCAGCATGGGCGCACCGGTACGCTGTGGGAAGGCCGGTACAAGTCCACCCTGGTGCAGACCGAGCGCTACCTGCTGGCCTGCATGGCCTATCTGGATCTGAATCCGGTGCGGGCGGGCATGGTGGCCGAGCCCGCCACCTACGCCTGGTCCAGCCACCGCCACTACATCGGCCAGGCGCACGACCGCCGCATCACGCCGCATCCTTTGTATTGGAGCCTGGGTAACACGCCGTTTGCCCGGGAGGCGGCGTACGCGGACATGGTGCACTCGGGTTTGACGACGCAGCAGCAGGAAGCCATCACCGGTGCGGCCTTGCACGGTTGGGCGCTCGGGGAGCCGGCGTTTGTGCAAGAACTGCAAAAACAGACCGATCGACGGGTCAGCAAGGCGAAACCCGGGCGACCGACATCGAAGCCGTCGCTGGGCGAATGA
- a CDS encoding glutamate synthase-related protein, with protein MTTAAEQQQLQQQGLYDPAHEHDACGVGFVAHIKGEKSHAIVQQGLKILENLDHRGAVGADKLMGDGAGILIQLPDALYREEMAAQGVTLPAPGEYGVGMIFMPKEHASRLACEQEMERAIANEGQVLLGWRDVPVNKDMPMSPTVREKEPILRQVFIGRGNDVIVQDALERKLYVIRKTASAHIQSLKLKHSKEYYVVSMSSRTVIYKGLLLADQVGTYYKDLQDPRCVSALGLVHQRFSTNTFPEWPLAHPYRYVAHNGEINTVKGNYNWMKAREGVMSSPVLGADLQKLYPISFANQSDTATFDNCLELLTMAGYPLAQAVMMMIPEPWEQHTTMDERRKAFYEYHAAMMEPWDGPASIVFTDGRQIGATLDRNGLRPSRYCITDDDFVIMGSESGVLPVPENKIVRKWRLQPGKMFLIDLEQGRMIDDEELKANLANNKPYKQWIDNLRIRLDDVDNPVAGEAAQEQRIDATEPQTAGMESVTPELLDRQQAFGYTQEDIKFLMSPMATNGEEGIGSMGNDSPLAVLSDKDKPLYNYFKQLFAQVTNPPIDPIREAIVMSLVSFIGPKPNLLDINHVNPPMRLEVSQPVLDFADMAKLRDIHVVTQGKFRSHTLDITYPVFWGRAGVEAKLASLCAEAVDAIKGGKNILIVSDRAISATQVAIPALLALSAIHQHLVREGLRTSAGLVVETGTAREVHHFGVLAGYGAEAVHPYLAMETLAAISKDLPGDLSADKAIYNYVKAIGKGLSKIMSKMGVSTYMSYCGAQLFEAIGLSSDTVDKYFTGTASRVQGIGVFEIAEEALRMHKAAFGNNPVLATMLDTGGEYAWRTRGEEHMWTPDAIAKLQHSTRSNNWNTYKEYAQIINDQNRRHMTLRGLFEFRIDPSKAISIDEVEPAKEIVKRFATGAMSLGSISTEAHATLAVAMNRIGGKSNTGEGGEDALRYRNELKGIPIKQGQTMSDLLGKDTFEVDYVLQEGDSMRSRIKQVASGRFGVTAEYLNSADQIQIKMAQGAKPGEGGQLPGGKVSDYIGKLRHSVPGVGLISPPPHHDIYSIEDLAQLIHDLKNVAPHSSISVKLVSEIGVGTIAAGVAKCKADHVVIAGHDGGTGASPWSSIKHAGSPWEIGLAETQQTLVLNRLRSRIRVQADGQMKTGRDVVIGGLLGADEFGFATAPLVVEGCIMMRKCHLNTCPVGVATQDPELRKKFTGKPEHVVNYFFFIAEEARQIMAQLGIRKFDELIGRADLLDMKQGIEHWKAKGLDFGRLLAMPAAPADVPRLHTQNQEHGLEKSLDNILIAKSRPAIDKGERVQFIEVARNVNRSVGAMLSGAVTQVHPEGLPDDTIRIQLEGTGGQSFGAFLTRGITLYLIGDANDYTGKGLSGGRVVVRPSIDFRGEAARNIIVGNTVMYGATTGEAFFSGVAGERFAVRLSGATAVVEGTGDHGCEYMTGGTVVVLGKTGRNFAAGMSGGVAYVYDEDGQFAKRCNTAMVSLEKVLSTAEQEATVDKAIWHRGLGDEAQLKKLLEEHNRWTGSKRARELLDTWAESRGKFVKVFPNEYKRALGEINARKTAAAVTTKAQGTAKLATAAAK; from the coding sequence ATGACCACGGCAGCCGAGCAGCAGCAACTCCAGCAACAGGGTCTGTACGACCCGGCCCACGAACACGACGCTTGTGGTGTCGGCTTTGTGGCCCACATCAAGGGCGAAAAAAGCCACGCCATCGTGCAACAGGGTCTGAAGATCCTGGAAAACCTGGACCATCGGGGCGCGGTGGGGGCGGACAAGCTCATGGGCGACGGTGCCGGCATCCTGATCCAGTTGCCCGATGCCCTGTACCGCGAAGAAATGGCCGCCCAGGGCGTGACCCTGCCGGCCCCGGGCGAATACGGCGTCGGCATGATCTTCATGCCCAAGGAACACGCATCGCGGCTGGCCTGCGAGCAGGAGATGGAGCGTGCCATCGCCAACGAAGGCCAGGTCCTGCTGGGCTGGCGCGACGTGCCGGTGAACAAGGACATGCCGATGTCGCCGACCGTGCGCGAAAAGGAGCCCATCCTGCGCCAGGTGTTCATCGGTCGCGGCAACGACGTGATCGTGCAGGACGCGCTGGAGCGCAAGCTGTACGTGATTCGCAAGACAGCCAGCGCTCACATCCAGTCGCTCAAGCTCAAGCACAGCAAAGAGTATTACGTGGTGAGCATGAGCAGCCGCACCGTGATCTACAAGGGCCTGCTGCTGGCCGATCAGGTGGGCACCTATTACAAAGACCTGCAGGATCCACGCTGCGTCTCGGCCCTGGGTCTGGTGCACCAGCGCTTCTCCACCAACACCTTCCCCGAGTGGCCGCTGGCCCATCCGTACCGCTATGTGGCGCACAACGGTGAAATCAACACCGTCAAGGGCAACTACAACTGGATGAAGGCGCGCGAAGGCGTGATGTCTTCGCCGGTGCTGGGGGCCGACCTGCAGAAGCTGTACCCGATCAGCTTCGCGAACCAGTCGGACACCGCCACCTTCGACAACTGCCTGGAACTGCTCACCATGGCGGGTTACCCGCTGGCGCAGGCCGTGATGATGATGATCCCCGAGCCGTGGGAACAGCACACCACCATGGACGAGCGCCGCAAGGCCTTTTACGAATACCACGCCGCCATGATGGAGCCTTGGGACGGCCCGGCCTCCATCGTGTTCACCGACGGCCGCCAGATCGGCGCCACGCTGGACCGCAACGGCCTGCGCCCCTCGCGCTACTGCATCACCGACGACGACTTCGTGATCATGGGTTCCGAGTCCGGCGTGCTGCCGGTGCCGGAGAACAAGATCGTGCGCAAGTGGCGCCTGCAGCCCGGCAAGATGTTCCTGATCGACCTGGAACAGGGCCGCATGATCGACGACGAGGAGCTCAAGGCCAACCTCGCCAACAACAAGCCCTACAAGCAATGGATCGACAACCTGCGCATCCGCCTGGACGATGTGGACAACCCCGTGGCGGGTGAGGCGGCGCAAGAGCAGCGCATCGACGCGACCGAGCCGCAGACCGCGGGCATGGAATCCGTGACGCCCGAACTGCTGGACCGTCAGCAGGCCTTTGGCTACACCCAGGAAGACATCAAGTTCCTGATGAGCCCCATGGCCACCAATGGCGAAGAGGGCATCGGCTCCATGGGCAACGACAGCCCGCTGGCCGTGCTGTCCGACAAGGACAAGCCGCTCTACAACTACTTCAAGCAGCTGTTCGCCCAGGTGACGAACCCGCCGATCGACCCGATCCGCGAAGCCATCGTGATGTCGCTGGTGTCCTTCATCGGCCCCAAGCCCAACCTGCTGGACATCAACCATGTCAACCCGCCCATGCGCCTGGAGGTGAGCCAGCCCGTGCTGGACTTCGCCGACATGGCCAAGCTGCGCGACATCCATGTTGTGACGCAAGGCAAGTTCCGCAGCCATACGCTGGACATCACCTATCCGGTGTTTTGGGGACGTGCCGGGGTCGAGGCCAAGCTGGCCTCGCTGTGCGCTGAAGCGGTGGACGCGATCAAGGGCGGCAAGAACATCCTGATCGTGAGCGACCGCGCCATCAGTGCCACCCAGGTGGCCATCCCCGCGCTGCTGGCGCTGTCCGCCATCCACCAGCACCTGGTGCGCGAGGGCCTGCGCACCTCGGCCGGCCTGGTGGTGGAAACCGGCACGGCGCGCGAGGTGCATCACTTCGGCGTGCTGGCGGGCTACGGTGCCGAAGCCGTGCACCCCTACCTGGCCATGGAGACCCTGGCGGCCATCAGCAAAGACCTGCCAGGCGACCTGAGTGCCGACAAGGCGATCTATAACTACGTGAAGGCGATCGGCAAAGGGCTGTCCAAGATCATGTCCAAGATGGGCGTGTCCACCTACATGTCCTACTGCGGCGCCCAGCTGTTCGAAGCCATCGGCCTGTCCAGCGACACGGTCGACAAGTACTTCACCGGCACCGCCAGCCGGGTGCAGGGCATCGGCGTGTTCGAGATCGCCGAAGAAGCCCTGCGCATGCACAAGGCCGCCTTTGGCAACAACCCGGTGCTGGCCACCATGCTGGACACCGGTGGCGAATACGCCTGGCGCACGCGCGGTGAAGAGCACATGTGGACGCCCGACGCCATTGCCAAGCTGCAGCACAGCACGCGTTCCAACAACTGGAACACGTACAAGGAATACGCCCAGATCATCAACGACCAGAACCGTCGCCACATGACGCTGCGCGGTCTGTTCGAGTTCAGGATCGATCCGTCCAAGGCCATCTCCATCGACGAAGTCGAGCCCGCCAAGGAAATCGTCAAGCGCTTCGCCACCGGCGCCATGTCGCTGGGCTCGATTTCCACCGAGGCGCACGCCACGCTGGCCGTGGCCATGAACCGCATCGGCGGCAAGAGCAACACCGGCGAAGGCGGCGAAGACGCGCTGCGCTACCGCAACGAACTCAAGGGCATCCCGATCAAGCAGGGCCAGACCATGTCCGATCTGCTGGGCAAGGACACCTTCGAGGTGGACTACGTGTTGCAAGAGGGCGACTCGATGCGCTCGCGCATCAAGCAGGTGGCCTCGGGTCGTTTCGGTGTGACTGCCGAGTACCTGAACAGCGCCGACCAGATCCAGATCAAGATGGCGCAGGGCGCCAAGCCCGGCGAAGGCGGCCAACTGCCCGGCGGCAAGGTGTCGGACTACATCGGCAAACTGCGCCACAGCGTGCCGGGCGTGGGCCTGATCAGCCCGCCGCCGCACCACGACATCTACTCGATCGAAGACCTGGCGCAGCTGATCCACGACCTGAAGAACGTGGCACCGCACAGCTCCATCAGCGTCAAGCTGGTGTCGGAAATCGGCGTCGGCACCATCGCTGCGGGCGTGGCCAAGTGCAAGGCCGACCACGTGGTGATCGCCGGCCACGACGGCGGCACCGGCGCCTCGCCTTGGTCGTCCATCAAACACGCCGGATCGCCTTGGGAAATCGGCCTGGCCGAAACGCAGCAGACCCTGGTGCTCAACCGCCTGCGCAGCCGCATCCGCGTGCAGGCCGACGGCCAGATGAAGACCGGTCGCGACGTGGTCATCGGCGGCCTGCTGGGCGCCGACGAGTTCGGTTTCGCCACCGCTCCGCTGGTGGTCGAGGGCTGCATCATGATGCGCAAGTGCCACCTCAACACCTGCCCGGTGGGCGTGGCCACGCAAGACCCGGAGCTGCGCAAGAAATTCACCGGCAAGCCCGAGCACGTCGTCAACTACTTCTTCTTCATCGCCGAAGAAGCGCGCCAGATCATGGCGCAGCTGGGCATCCGCAAGTTCGACGAGCTGATCGGTCGCGCCGACCTGCTCGACATGAAGCAGGGCATCGAGCACTGGAAGGCCAAGGGCCTGGACTTCGGCCGCCTGCTGGCCATGCCGGCGGCTCCGGCCGACGTGCCGCGTCTGCACACGCAAAACCAGGAACATGGTCTGGAGAAGTCGCTCGACAACATCCTGATCGCGAAGTCGCGCCCCGCCATCGACAAGGGCGAGCGCGTGCAGTTCATCGAGGTGGCGCGCAACGTGAACCGCTCCGTGGGGGCCATGCTCTCGGGCGCGGTGACCCAGGTGCACCCCGAGGGCCTGCCGGACGACACCATCCGCATCCAGCTCGAAGGCACGGGCGGCCAGTCTTTCGGCGCCTTCCTCACGCGCGGCATCACGCTGTACCTGATCGGTGACGCCAACGACTACACCGGCAAAGGCCTCTCGGGTGGCCGCGTGGTGGTGCGCCCCAGCATCGACTTCCGCGGCGAAGCGGCGCGCAACATCATCGTGGGCAACACCGTGATGTATGGCGCCACCACCGGTGAAGCCTTCTTCAGCGGCGTGGCCGGCGAGCGCTTCGCGGTGCGCCTCTCCGGCGCCACCGCGGTGGTGGAAGGCACGGGCGACCACGGTTGTGAATACATGACCGGCGGCACCGTGGTGGTGCTGGGCAAGACCGGCCGCAACTTCGCCGCTGGCATGAGCGGCGGTGTGGCCTACGTGTACGACGAGGACGGCCAGTTCGCCAAGCGCTGCAACACCGCCATGGTCAGCCTGGAAAAGGTGCTGAGCACGGCGGAGCAGGAGGCCACGGTGGACAAGGCCATCTGGCACCGTGGGCTGGGTGACGAAGCGCAACTGAAGAAGCTGCTTGAGGAGCACAACCGCTGGACCGGCAGCAAGCGCGCGCGCGAACTGCTGGACACCTGGGCCGAGTCGCGCGGCAAGTTCGTGAAGGTCTTCCCGAACGAATACAAGCGCGCTCTGGGTGAGATCAACGCCCGCAAGACGGCCGCTGCCGTCACCACCAAGGCCCAGGGCACGGCGAAGCTGGCCACGGCCGCTGCCAAGTAA
- a CDS encoding glutamate synthase subunit beta — protein sequence MGKVTGFMEYERLEEGYKPVPERLKHYKEFVVGLDEGQSKVQAARCMDCGTPFCNSGCPVNNIIPDFNDLVYQGDWKNAITVLHSTNNFPEFTGRICPAPCEAACTLNVNDDAVGIKSIEHAIIDRAWAEGWVQPQLAKIKTSKKVAVVGSGPAGMAAAQQLARAGHDVTLFEKNDRVGGLLRYGIPDFKMEKSHIDRRVEQMKAEGVVFRTGVLVGALPKDSKVTNWAKETVSAEQLQKDFDAVLLTGGSEQSRDLPVPGRDLDGIHFAMEFLPQQNKVNAGDKLKGQLRADGKHVIVIGGGDTGSDCVGTSNRHGAASVTQFEVMPQPPEQENKPLVWPYWPLKLRTSSSHEEGCTREFAISTKAFKGEKGKVTGLTTVHVEMKDGKLVEIPGTEKEYKADLVLLAMGFVNPVATVLEAFGVDKDARGNAKATTDFDGGYATNVPKVFAAGDMRRGQSLVVWAIREGRQAARSVDEFLMGFSDLPR from the coding sequence ATGGGAAAAGTCACCGGCTTCATGGAATACGAGCGTCTGGAAGAGGGCTACAAGCCCGTTCCCGAGCGTCTGAAGCACTACAAGGAATTCGTGGTCGGCCTCGATGAGGGCCAGTCCAAGGTGCAGGCCGCGCGCTGCATGGACTGCGGCACACCGTTCTGCAACAGCGGCTGCCCGGTCAACAACATCATTCCGGACTTCAACGATCTGGTGTACCAGGGCGACTGGAAGAATGCGATCACCGTGCTGCACAGCACCAACAACTTCCCCGAGTTCACCGGCCGCATCTGCCCCGCCCCGTGCGAGGCCGCCTGCACGCTCAACGTGAACGACGACGCGGTGGGCATCAAGTCGATTGAACACGCCATCATCGACCGCGCCTGGGCCGAAGGCTGGGTGCAGCCGCAGCTGGCCAAGATCAAGACCAGCAAGAAGGTTGCCGTGGTGGGGTCCGGCCCGGCCGGCATGGCCGCCGCCCAGCAGCTGGCGCGCGCCGGTCACGACGTGACCCTGTTCGAGAAAAACGACCGCGTCGGTGGCCTGCTGCGCTACGGCATCCCCGACTTCAAGATGGAGAAGAGCCACATCGACCGCCGTGTCGAGCAGATGAAGGCCGAAGGCGTGGTGTTCCGCACCGGCGTGCTGGTCGGTGCGCTGCCCAAGGACAGCAAAGTGACCAACTGGGCCAAGGAAACCGTCTCGGCCGAACAGCTGCAAAAGGACTTCGACGCCGTGCTGCTGACCGGGGGCTCCGAGCAGAGCCGCGATCTGCCGGTGCCCGGCCGCGATCTCGACGGCATCCACTTCGCCATGGAGTTCCTGCCGCAGCAGAACAAGGTCAACGCGGGCGACAAGCTCAAGGGCCAGCTGCGTGCCGATGGAAAACACGTGATCGTGATCGGTGGTGGCGATACCGGCTCCGACTGCGTCGGCACCAGCAACCGCCACGGCGCCGCCAGCGTGACCCAGTTCGAGGTGATGCCCCAGCCGCCCGAGCAGGAAAACAAACCCCTGGTGTGGCCCTACTGGCCGCTCAAGCTGCGCACCAGTTCCAGCCACGAAGAGGGTTGCACCCGAGAGTTCGCCATCTCCACCAAGGCCTTCAAGGGCGAAAAGGGCAAGGTCACCGGCCTGACCACCGTGCACGTCGAAATGAAAGACGGCAAGCTGGTCGAGATTCCTGGCACCGAGAAGGAATACAAGGCCGACCTGGTGCTGCTGGCCATGGGTTTCGTCAACCCGGTGGCCACCGTGCTCGAAGCCTTTGGCGTGGACAAGGACGCGCGCGGCAACGCCAAGGCCACGACCGACTTTGACGGTGGCTACGCCACCAACGTGCCCAAGGTGTTTGCCGCTGGTGACATGCGCCGTGGGCAGAGCCTGGTGGTGTGGGCGATCCGCGAAGGCCGGCAAGCCGCGCGCTCGGTCGACGAATTCCTCATGGGGTTTTCCGATCTACCACGTTGA
- a CDS encoding ABC transporter ATP-binding protein, whose amino-acid sequence MSESPFIEIDHVTFGYDSRRTILNDVSLQFARGKVTAVLGGSGCGKTTLLRLIGGVHAPNSGRVVFDGEVVDAGNKTQLFRLRRRLGMLFQFGALFTDLSVFDNVAFPLREMTDLPEALIRDIVLMKLHAVGLRGAAGLRISEVSGGMARRIALARAIALDPELIMYDEPFAGLDLVSMGVTAKLIRTLTDVTGTTTLLISHDVPQCMAISDWVVLMATGGRIVAQGTPAELMASAEPEVRQFVRGEPDGPVKFHYPAPPVAVDFGLEASC is encoded by the coding sequence ATGAGCGAATCCCCCTTCATCGAAATTGATCATGTGACGTTCGGTTACGACAGTCGCCGAACCATACTGAACGACGTCTCATTGCAATTCGCACGTGGCAAGGTCACGGCGGTGCTGGGGGGCTCCGGCTGTGGCAAGACCACCTTGCTGCGTCTGATCGGCGGCGTGCACGCCCCCAACAGCGGGCGCGTGGTGTTTGACGGTGAAGTCGTGGACGCGGGGAACAAGACCCAGTTGTTCCGTTTGCGCCGTCGCCTGGGCATGCTGTTCCAGTTCGGGGCCTTGTTCACCGACCTTTCCGTGTTTGACAACGTGGCGTTTCCGCTGCGTGAAATGACCGATCTGCCCGAGGCACTGATTCGCGACATCGTGCTGATGAAGCTCCACGCCGTGGGTCTGCGGGGCGCGGCGGGCCTGCGCATCAGCGAGGTGTCGGGCGGCATGGCGCGGCGCATCGCGCTGGCCCGTGCCATCGCGCTGGACCCCGAACTCATCATGTACGACGAGCCCTTCGCCGGGCTCGACCTGGTGTCCATGGGCGTGACGGCCAAGCTGATCCGCACCCTGACCGACGTCACCGGCACGACCACGCTGCTCATTTCGCACGACGTGCCCCAGTGCATGGCCATCAGCGACTGGGTGGTGCTCATGGCCACGGGCGGGCGCATCGTGGCCCAGGGCACACCCGCCGAACTGATGGCCAGCGCCGAACCCGAGGTGCGGCAGTTCGTGCGCGGGGAGCCAGACGGTCCGGTCAAGTTCCATTACCCGGCGCCACCGGTAGCGGTGGATTTCGGCCTGGAGGCTTCATGCTGA
- the mlaE gene encoding lipid asymmetry maintenance ABC transporter permease subunit MlaE yields MLNALQLLGRRALDVFAAWGHGTVFFIELIRAVPAGLARFGLVVTQIHAIGNRSLVIILASGLAVGFVLALQLYNTLTNFGAAESLGLVVNLSLVRELGPVVTALLFAGRAGTSLTAEIGLMKAGEQIAAMELMAIDPRKRVLAPRFIAGVIAMPLLAALFSAIGILGAWVVAVGLIGIDAGNFWSIQQNGVDVWRDVGNGVVKSAVFGVICTAVALYQGYETEATPEGVAYATTRTVVTASLGVLAMDFILTALMFSTP; encoded by the coding sequence ATGCTGAACGCGCTGCAACTGCTGGGCCGTCGAGCCCTGGACGTGTTCGCGGCCTGGGGCCATGGCACCGTGTTTTTCATCGAGCTGATCAGGGCGGTGCCGGCCGGACTGGCCCGCTTTGGTCTGGTGGTGACACAGATCCATGCCATTGGCAACCGTTCGCTGGTCATCATCCTGGCCTCGGGTCTGGCGGTGGGCTTCGTGCTGGCGCTGCAGCTCTACAACACGCTCACCAATTTCGGTGCGGCGGAGTCTCTGGGGCTGGTGGTCAACCTGTCGCTGGTGCGCGAACTCGGGCCTGTGGTCACGGCGCTGCTGTTCGCCGGCCGGGCTGGCACCTCGCTCACCGCGGAAATCGGTCTCATGAAGGCCGGCGAGCAGATCGCCGCCATGGAACTGATGGCCATCGATCCGCGCAAGCGGGTGCTGGCACCGCGGTTCATCGCTGGCGTCATCGCGATGCCTTTGCTGGCCGCGTTGTTTTCCGCCATCGGTATCCTGGGCGCCTGGGTCGTCGCGGTCGGTTTGATCGGCATTGACGCTGGCAATTTCTGGTCGATCCAGCAAAACGGCGTTGACGTCTGGCGCGACGTGGGCAACGGTGTGGTCAAAAGCGCGGTCTTCGGCGTCATCTGCACGGCGGTGGCGCTGTACCAGGGCTATGAAACCGAGGCCACGCCCGAAGGTGTGGCCTACGCCACCACCCGGACCGTGGTGACCGCCTCCCTGGGTGTGCTGGCGATGGACTTCATCCTCACCGCCCTGATGTTCTCGACCCCCTGA
- the mlaD gene encoding outer membrane lipid asymmetry maintenance protein MlaD: protein MNKRSTEIFVGLFVVLGALGLLFLALKAANLASFSNGGETYVVQARFDNIGGLKARAPVRSAGVNVGRVTSVVLDTQTYQGVATLEIKQSVVFPKDSSAKILTAGLLGDQYIGIEPGGDTKNLAAGDVITQTQSAVVLENLIGQFLFDKAADGGEKKEQ from the coding sequence ATGAACAAAAGAAGCACTGAAATTTTTGTTGGCCTGTTTGTCGTGCTTGGCGCGCTGGGCCTGCTTTTCCTGGCCTTGAAAGCGGCCAACCTGGCCAGTTTTTCCAACGGTGGGGAAACCTACGTGGTGCAGGCACGTTTCGACAACATCGGTGGCCTGAAGGCGCGCGCTCCGGTGCGCTCGGCGGGCGTGAACGTCGGCCGGGTGACGAGCGTCGTGCTCGATACCCAGACCTACCAGGGCGTGGCCACGCTGGAGATCAAACAGAGCGTGGTGTTCCCCAAGGACTCCTCGGCCAAGATCCTCACGGCAGGCCTGCTGGGCGACCAGTACATCGGCATCGAGCCGGGCGGCGACACCAAGAACCTGGCGGCGGGCGACGTGATCACGCAGACCCAGTCGGCCGTGGTGCTTGAAAACCTGATCGGCCAGTTTCTGTTCGACAAGGCGGCCGACGGCGGCGAAAAGAAGGAACAGTGA